In Streptomyces sp. NBC_00448, the following are encoded in one genomic region:
- a CDS encoding ABC transporter substrate-binding protein, whose product MTRNSTKNRRTRFAAAAVVTVMSLAPIAACGGSGGSSGGGKTLEMWTFKQSHVAGLRNAAAEFKKQTGITVKIQAYGPDDAYTTKVQAAAKTHDLPDVLETHSDGEDFALGSTGIAKDISKDVDASWSGLYQKGVQGSGTVTPEFYRESLPADSKDHGVQKGQRFSVPFTSGTFGIVMGNKKVLAAAGITKPPATYEEWLADLKATTTKSPTTGGVSLGLKVKATGMTWTMQPLAFAELGKAKYQALWGQNASEDFSSPDGQKALSEYAKLQPYWMPGTQILDIDSADQAFAQGKSAWDIGGTFTLAFLQQNGMNPDDVMAFGIPGPSDGAVPKPALAPLALTGLTVTSTSSHTANAEKWMKFLSQPSVASQFAKDATEVPATQLGADAAKVMGPTLAGLTATFTGTPENTYDPSDASFRPPGYDQDSISEILADLTPLHQKSVEATGKAMAKLNNSFWKLAK is encoded by the coding sequence GTGACGAGAAACAGCACCAAGAACCGCCGGACCCGATTCGCCGCAGCGGCCGTCGTGACGGTCATGTCGCTGGCGCCGATCGCCGCCTGCGGGGGGTCGGGCGGGTCGTCCGGGGGCGGCAAGACCCTGGAGATGTGGACCTTCAAGCAGTCCCACGTCGCGGGCCTGCGCAACGCCGCCGCCGAGTTCAAGAAGCAGACCGGCATCACCGTGAAGATCCAGGCGTACGGCCCGGACGACGCCTACACCACCAAGGTGCAGGCCGCCGCGAAGACCCATGACCTGCCCGACGTGCTGGAGACGCACTCCGACGGCGAGGACTTCGCGCTGGGCTCCACCGGCATCGCCAAGGACATCTCCAAGGACGTCGACGCGAGCTGGAGCGGCCTGTACCAGAAGGGCGTGCAGGGCTCCGGCACGGTCACCCCCGAGTTCTACCGGGAGTCGCTGCCCGCCGACTCCAAGGACCACGGCGTCCAGAAGGGCCAGCGCTTCAGCGTGCCCTTCACCTCCGGCACCTTCGGCATCGTGATGGGCAACAAGAAGGTGCTCGCCGCGGCCGGCATCACCAAGCCCCCGGCCACCTACGAGGAGTGGCTCGCCGACCTGAAGGCGACCACCACGAAGAGCCCCACCACCGGCGGGGTCAGCCTGGGCCTGAAGGTCAAGGCGACCGGCATGACCTGGACGATGCAGCCGCTGGCCTTCGCCGAGCTGGGGAAGGCCAAGTACCAGGCGCTCTGGGGTCAGAACGCGTCCGAGGACTTCTCCTCGCCCGACGGCCAGAAGGCGCTCAGCGAGTACGCCAAGCTGCAGCCCTACTGGATGCCCGGCACCCAGATCCTCGACATCGACTCCGCCGACCAGGCGTTCGCGCAGGGCAAGTCCGCCTGGGACATCGGCGGCACCTTCACGCTGGCCTTCCTCCAGCAGAACGGCATGAACCCCGACGACGTGATGGCCTTCGGCATCCCCGGCCCGTCCGACGGCGCCGTGCCCAAGCCCGCGCTCGCCCCGCTGGCGCTGACCGGGCTGACCGTCACCTCGACCAGCTCGCACACCGCGAACGCCGAGAAGTGGATGAAGTTCCTCTCCCAGCCCTCGGTCGCCTCGCAGTTCGCCAAGGACGCCACCGAGGTGCCCGCCACCCAGCTCGGCGCCGACGCCGCCAAGGTGATGGGCCCGACCCTGGCCGGCCTGACGGCGACCTTCACCGGCACTCCGGAGAACACCTACGACCCGAGTGACGCCAGCTTCCGGCCGCCCGGCTACGACCAGGACTCCATCAGCGAGATCCTCGCCGACCTGACCCCGCTGCACCAGAAGAGCGTGGAGGCGACCGGCAAGGCGATGGCGAAGCTCAACAACTCCTTCTGGAAGCTGGCGAAGTGA
- a CDS encoding glycoside hydrolase family 99 protein, with translation MSPELTPPSRRTLLTGAAAAGAAALVGLSGRGAQAATPAPAGQPGPGPAHGSKPVSRHTHIFYYPWYGNPDFYGDWRHWQQGDVTPPEDIGSNYYPVQGPYDSGDLHGTVAQHMRWLRQAGTGVLVSSWWGQGSYEDQRAEVVLEAAAKEGLQVAWHIEPYDGRDADSVVADIRYISGKYGHHPAFHRDPEHGHRTAYYIFNSLLTVDWSALHQVDDQAIVMAQTWDLTRIGDFGGAYTYDAIATHNEPDWTEVAAFCAERGMVWAPSLGPGYIDHRAKPGSTTPILDRADGATYDQEWAYALSSGNGDAPPDWVSITSFNEWHEGSMIEPATAQTPGTFDYLDYEGAYGRHGRSAQTAYLDRTAQWAARFEAERARHRRG, from the coding sequence ATGTCACCCGAACTCACGCCCCCCTCCCGCCGCACCCTGCTCACCGGTGCCGCGGCCGCCGGCGCCGCCGCGCTGGTCGGCCTGAGCGGCCGCGGCGCGCAGGCGGCCACCCCGGCACCGGCCGGGCAACCCGGCCCCGGCCCGGCCCACGGATCGAAGCCGGTCTCCCGGCACACCCACATCTTCTACTACCCGTGGTACGGCAACCCGGACTTCTACGGCGACTGGCGGCACTGGCAGCAGGGCGACGTCACCCCGCCCGAGGACATCGGCTCCAACTACTACCCGGTGCAAGGCCCCTACGACTCCGGCGACCTGCACGGCACGGTCGCCCAGCACATGCGGTGGCTGCGGCAGGCCGGCACCGGCGTGCTGGTCAGCAGCTGGTGGGGGCAGGGCAGTTACGAGGACCAGCGGGCCGAGGTGGTGCTGGAGGCCGCCGCCAAGGAGGGCCTCCAGGTCGCCTGGCACATCGAGCCGTACGACGGCCGCGACGCGGACTCCGTGGTCGCCGACATCCGGTACATCAGCGGCAAGTACGGCCACCACCCGGCCTTCCACCGCGACCCGGAGCACGGCCACCGCACCGCGTACTACATCTTCAACAGCCTGCTCACGGTGGACTGGTCGGCACTGCACCAGGTGGACGACCAGGCGATCGTGATGGCGCAGACCTGGGACCTGACCCGGATCGGCGACTTCGGCGGCGCGTACACCTACGACGCGATCGCCACCCACAACGAGCCGGACTGGACCGAGGTGGCCGCGTTCTGCGCCGAACGCGGCATGGTGTGGGCGCCGTCGCTCGGTCCGGGCTACATCGACCACCGCGCGAAGCCCGGCAGCACCACCCCCATCCTGGACCGCGCCGACGGCGCGACCTACGACCAGGAGTGGGCGTACGCCCTGTCCTCCGGCAACGGCGACGCGCCGCCGGACTGGGTGAGCATCACGTCGTTCAACGAGTGGCACGAGGGCAGCATGATCGAGCCCGCCACCGCGCAGACCCCCGGCACGTTCGACTACCTCGACTACGAGGGCGCCTACGGGCGGCACGGCCGGTCCGCGCAGACCGCGTACCTGGACCGCACCGCCCAGTGGGCCGCGCGGTTCGAGGCGGAGCGGGCCCGGCACCGCCGCGGCTGA
- a CDS encoding carbohydrate ABC transporter permease gives MTTAPRPALTAETAAAGGPGDPRPGAGPATKARRRSRRGGHEALSGWLFVAPAVVLFAVMGLYTVGYGFLLSFAQWNGFAAHWTWVGIQNYKDLLWADPRYAPRVQHAAVHTLYVMIAVPVLTVLVSFPLAVLLNSARRMQTLLRSVYFVPYVTSGIAVFFAWQYILQPDGAINTLLKSVGMGSLAQPQGWLGNPHTALPTMIVVTVWGAVPVAMLMYLTGLQTIDRSVLEAAQLDGAGWWRTNFSVVWPLVRPITLIVVLLNLRDSLQGFQTFLVMTNGGPGDHTNVLGLESYRLAFLMQLDPTLGLASALGWLLFAAALVIALINLRVLRSRT, from the coding sequence GTGACCACCGCTCCCCGTCCCGCACTGACGGCGGAGACGGCCGCGGCCGGGGGTCCCGGAGACCCCCGGCCGGGCGCCGGCCCCGCCACCAAGGCCCGCCGCCGCAGCCGGCGCGGCGGCCACGAGGCCCTCTCCGGCTGGCTGTTCGTCGCCCCGGCCGTGGTGCTCTTCGCGGTCATGGGCCTGTACACCGTCGGCTACGGCTTCCTGCTGAGCTTCGCCCAGTGGAACGGCTTCGCCGCGCACTGGACCTGGGTCGGCATCCAGAACTACAAGGACCTGCTGTGGGCCGACCCGCGGTACGCGCCCCGGGTCCAGCACGCCGCCGTGCACACCCTGTACGTGATGATCGCGGTGCCGGTGCTGACCGTCCTGGTGTCCTTCCCGCTGGCGGTGCTGCTCAACTCCGCCCGGCGGATGCAGACCCTGCTGCGCTCGGTGTACTTCGTGCCCTACGTGACCAGCGGCATCGCGGTGTTCTTCGCCTGGCAGTACATCCTCCAGCCGGACGGCGCGATCAACACGCTGCTCAAGAGCGTCGGCATGGGCTCGCTCGCCCAGCCGCAGGGCTGGCTCGGCAACCCGCACACCGCGCTGCCCACCATGATCGTGGTGACGGTGTGGGGCGCGGTGCCGGTGGCGATGCTGATGTACCTCACCGGGCTGCAGACCATCGACCGCAGCGTGCTGGAGGCCGCGCAACTGGACGGCGCCGGCTGGTGGCGCACCAACTTCTCGGTGGTGTGGCCGCTGGTCCGGCCGATCACCCTGATCGTGGTGCTGCTGAACCTGCGCGACTCGCTCCAGGGCTTCCAGACCTTCCTGGTGATGACCAACGGCGGCCCCGGCGACCACACCAACGTGCTCGGCCTGGAGTCGTACCGGCTGGCCTTCCTCATGCAACTCGACCCGACCCTGGGCCTGGCCAGTGCGCTCGGCTGGCTGCTGTTCGCCGCCGCGCTGGTGATCGCCCTGATCAACCTCCGAGTACTGCGGAGCAGGACATGA
- a CDS encoding ThuA domain-containing protein yields MTDPNRPHRRALVVRGGWEGHSPVQISDLFVPFLKDSGFQVDTAESLEVYADAERLAATDLVVQCWTMGEITAEQTKGLVAAVRAGTGFAGWHGGIVDSFRGDVDYHFLTGGQFLHHPHGFVDYTVHLVPERADHPLLAGLGDFAVHTEQYWVSTDPDIDVLATTVFPAGEERDHPVVMPTVWTRQQGAGRVFVNAIGHKADDFDVPEVRALTERGLLWASR; encoded by the coding sequence GTGACCGATCCGAACCGTCCGCACCGCAGGGCCCTGGTGGTCAGAGGCGGCTGGGAGGGCCACTCACCCGTCCAGATCAGCGACCTGTTCGTGCCGTTCCTGAAGGACAGCGGCTTCCAGGTCGACACGGCCGAGTCGCTGGAGGTCTACGCCGACGCCGAGCGGCTGGCCGCCACCGACCTGGTGGTGCAGTGCTGGACCATGGGCGAGATCACCGCCGAGCAGACCAAGGGCCTGGTCGCGGCGGTCCGGGCCGGCACCGGCTTCGCCGGCTGGCACGGCGGGATCGTCGACTCCTTCCGCGGCGACGTCGACTACCACTTCCTGACCGGCGGCCAGTTCCTGCACCACCCGCACGGGTTCGTGGACTACACCGTGCACCTCGTGCCGGAGCGCGCCGACCACCCGCTGCTCGCCGGGCTCGGCGACTTCGCCGTGCACACCGAGCAGTACTGGGTCTCCACCGACCCGGACATCGACGTGCTGGCCACCACCGTCTTCCCGGCCGGCGAGGAACGCGACCACCCGGTCGTGATGCCGACCGTCTGGACCCGGCAGCAGGGCGCCGGCCGGGTCTTCGTCAACGCCATCGGCCACAAGGCCGACGACTTCGACGTGCCCGAGGTGCGGGCACTCACCGAGAGGGGACTGCTGTGGGCGAGCCGCTGA
- a CDS encoding Gfo/Idh/MocA family protein, translating into MGEPLRVGMVGAGKISGQYLDTIAKLDTLRLTAVTDLDADRAGEAAERSGAQVAGSVAELVARDDVDAVLNLTIPAVHAEVALAAIAAGKHVYGEKPLATTREEAAAILAAARAAGVRVGSAPDTVLGTGTQTARKAVDDGLIGRPVAATAFMTTAGHEAWHPDPEFYYRPGGGPLLDMGPYYLSALVHLLGPVVKVTGAASTPRAEREIGSGPRAGERFAVEVDTHVTGVLEHAGGALSTLVMSFDIHAAHLPRIEVHGTAGSLSVPDPNGFDGPVELFAAGGSWQPLPVSAGYRGAGRGTGLADLADAVADGRPHLASAELAEHVLDVMLTLLDSAHAGQALPVASSCERPAPVA; encoded by the coding sequence GTGGGCGAGCCGCTGAGGGTCGGCATGGTCGGTGCGGGCAAGATCAGCGGCCAGTACCTGGACACCATCGCGAAGCTGGACACGCTGCGGCTGACCGCCGTCACGGACCTGGACGCCGACCGGGCCGGCGAGGCCGCCGAGCGCTCCGGCGCGCAGGTGGCCGGCAGCGTCGCCGAACTCGTCGCGCGCGACGACGTGGACGCGGTGCTCAACCTGACCATCCCCGCCGTGCACGCCGAGGTCGCGCTCGCCGCGATCGCCGCGGGCAAGCACGTCTACGGCGAGAAGCCGCTGGCCACCACCCGTGAGGAGGCCGCCGCGATCCTGGCCGCCGCGCGGGCGGCGGGGGTCCGGGTCGGCAGCGCGCCCGACACGGTGCTCGGCACCGGCACCCAGACCGCCCGCAAGGCCGTCGACGACGGGCTGATCGGCCGCCCGGTCGCGGCGACCGCGTTCATGACCACCGCCGGCCACGAGGCGTGGCACCCGGACCCGGAGTTCTACTACCGGCCCGGCGGCGGCCCGTTGCTCGACATGGGCCCGTACTACCTGTCCGCGCTGGTGCACCTGCTCGGCCCGGTGGTCAAGGTCACCGGCGCCGCGTCCACGCCGCGCGCCGAGCGCGAGATCGGCAGCGGTCCGCGGGCCGGGGAGCGCTTCGCGGTCGAGGTGGACACCCACGTCACCGGGGTGCTCGAGCACGCCGGCGGGGCGCTGTCCACGCTCGTGATGAGCTTCGACATCCACGCCGCGCACCTGCCGCGGATCGAGGTGCACGGCACCGCCGGGTCGCTGTCGGTGCCCGACCCGAACGGCTTCGACGGGCCGGTCGAACTCTTCGCGGCGGGCGGCTCCTGGCAGCCGCTGCCGGTGTCGGCCGGCTACCGGGGCGCCGGGCGCGGCACCGGGCTCGCCGACCTCGCCGACGCGGTCGCGGACGGCCGCCCGCACCTGGCGTCGGCCGAACTCGCCGAGCACGTCCTGGACGTGATGCTCACCCTGCTGGACTCCGCGCACGCCGGCCAGGCGCTGCCGGTGGCCAGCAGCTGCGAGCGGCCCGCGCCGGTCGCGTAG
- a CDS encoding enolase C-terminal domain-like protein: protein MALPDAGPAPLAPAPWVDERGAKIRITAVRTFLTAPHGCPHLIVRIETNDPGLYGLGCASDPQRTLAVRSVLDDYLAPLLVGRDPDDIDDIHRLLLNSAYWRGGSINGNALGGIDVALWDLKAKRLGAPLYSLFGGKVRAFAEAYTHVDGLDAAELADKVQAARERGYRHVRIQAAVPGADTYGAHGGGTDPEAVRTRRAPWDGAGYLRYVPEVLRQVRERVGDDVELLHDVHERLDPRQAREFLRRVEDARLYFVEDLLAPEDAGHFKRLHDVSPVPLAVGELFHDPAQFADLIAGGDGPDIDFARIRVPTLGGLTPARKIAVLCELRGVRLAPHGPADVSPIAQAATLAMDISSHAFGVQEAAVFKPPVHEVYPGTVTATAGGLVPHETPGHGVDFDEAAAARHPVPEPLAHDRWALLRNTDGSVQRP, encoded by the coding sequence ATGGCTTTGCCTGATGCCGGCCCCGCTCCGCTCGCCCCCGCACCCTGGGTCGACGAGCGCGGTGCCAAGATCCGCATCACGGCCGTCCGCACGTTCCTGACCGCCCCCCACGGCTGTCCTCACCTCATCGTCCGTATCGAGACCAACGACCCGGGCCTGTACGGGCTGGGCTGCGCGAGCGATCCGCAGCGCACCCTCGCGGTGCGCTCGGTGCTCGACGACTACCTCGCCCCGCTGCTGGTCGGCCGGGACCCCGACGACATCGACGACATCCACCGCCTGCTGCTCAACAGCGCCTACTGGCGCGGCGGTTCGATCAACGGCAACGCGCTCGGCGGCATCGACGTCGCGCTGTGGGACCTGAAGGCCAAGCGGCTGGGCGCCCCGCTGTACTCGCTGTTCGGCGGCAAGGTCCGCGCCTTCGCCGAGGCGTACACCCACGTCGACGGCCTGGACGCGGCCGAGCTGGCCGACAAGGTGCAGGCCGCCCGCGAGCGCGGCTACCGGCATGTGCGCATCCAGGCCGCGGTGCCCGGCGCCGACACCTACGGCGCGCACGGCGGCGGCACCGACCCGGAGGCGGTGCGCACCCGGCGCGCGCCCTGGGACGGCGCCGGCTACCTGCGCTACGTGCCGGAGGTGCTGCGCCAGGTGCGCGAACGCGTCGGCGACGACGTGGAACTCCTGCACGACGTGCACGAGCGGCTCGACCCGCGGCAGGCCAGGGAGTTCCTGCGGCGGGTGGAGGACGCCCGGCTGTACTTCGTGGAGGACCTGCTCGCGCCGGAGGACGCCGGGCACTTCAAGCGGCTGCACGACGTCTCGCCGGTGCCGCTGGCGGTCGGCGAACTGTTTCACGACCCGGCCCAGTTCGCCGACCTGATCGCCGGCGGCGACGGTCCCGACATCGACTTCGCCCGGATCAGGGTGCCCACCCTGGGCGGGCTGACCCCGGCCCGCAAGATCGCCGTGCTGTGCGAACTGCGCGGGGTGCGGCTGGCGCCGCACGGCCCGGCCGACGTCAGCCCGATCGCCCAGGCCGCCACGCTGGCCATGGACATCTCCAGCCACGCCTTCGGCGTGCAGGAGGCCGCGGTCTTCAAGCCGCCCGTCCACGAGGTCTACCCGGGCACCGTCACCGCCACCGCCGGCGGCCTGGTGCCCCACGAAACCCCCGGCCACGGCGTCGACTTCGACGAGGCCGCGGCCGCCCGGCATCCCGTGCCGGAACCCTTGGCCCACGACCGGTGGGCCCTGCTGCGCAACACCGATGGGAGCGTGCAACGCCCGTGA
- a CDS encoding carbohydrate ABC transporter permease: MTTIPLGPADDTAPAKNGSGRPRPAAGPRSGGGKLARRISAKVVIGVLLAVYGLVSLYPFLWMISAAFKNNIEVVRGGHLIPHSPTLHTLTSTWNQLHFFRYFVNSLEVTALTVVLTLVVYAAAGYAFAVLDFPGRGILQKLFISLLFVPGVTVMLPIVLLENKLHLLGTHMGLVLPFVNGGAPLSILLMTGAFSAVPKELRESARVDGANEFHVFTRIYLPLTRPALITVGLLTAIPTWNEYLLTRVSLNNPSSYTLPLGLQTLSSENVPHYNEMMAGALIVVVPVVLLFLSLQRYFVNGLVGAVKG, translated from the coding sequence ATGACAACGATTCCCCTCGGACCGGCCGACGACACCGCCCCCGCGAAGAACGGTTCCGGCCGGCCTCGGCCCGCTGCCGGACCCCGCTCCGGCGGCGGCAAGCTGGCCCGCCGGATCAGCGCGAAGGTCGTCATCGGCGTCCTGCTGGCGGTCTACGGGCTGGTGAGCCTCTACCCCTTCCTGTGGATGATCTCGGCGGCGTTCAAGAACAACATTGAGGTGGTGCGCGGCGGCCACCTGATCCCGCACTCGCCGACCCTCCACACCCTGACCAGCACCTGGAACCAGCTCCACTTCTTCCGGTACTTCGTCAACAGCCTCGAAGTCACCGCGCTGACCGTGGTGCTGACGCTGGTGGTGTACGCGGCGGCCGGCTACGCCTTCGCCGTGCTGGACTTCCCCGGCCGCGGCATACTGCAGAAGCTCTTCATCTCGCTGCTGTTCGTGCCGGGTGTCACCGTGATGCTGCCGATCGTGCTGCTGGAGAACAAGCTCCACCTGCTCGGCACCCACATGGGTCTGGTGCTGCCCTTCGTCAACGGCGGCGCGCCACTGTCGATCCTGCTGATGACCGGCGCGTTCTCGGCGGTGCCGAAGGAACTGCGGGAGTCCGCGCGGGTGGACGGCGCCAACGAGTTCCACGTCTTCACCCGGATCTACCTGCCGCTGACCCGGCCGGCGCTGATCACCGTCGGGCTGCTGACCGCGATCCCGACCTGGAACGAGTACCTGCTCACCCGGGTCTCGCTGAACAACCCGAGCTCCTACACCCTGCCGCTGGGCCTGCAGACGCTGTCGTCGGAGAACGTGCCGCACTACAACGAGATGATGGCCGGCGCCCTGATCGTCGTCGTGCCCGTGGTGCTGCTCTTCCTCTCCCTCCAGCGCTACTTCGTCAACGGCCTGGTCGGGGCGGTGAAGGGCTGA
- a CDS encoding IclR family transcriptional regulator, whose translation MAATARGRGPERKPEEVKSAARVLEVLELLGADGARMSLAEMAAAMAVPKSSLHAILRTMQARRWVDLDPSGTRYSLGLKALLTGTAYLEGDDVTSLAGPVLDALAEETGESVHLGRLDGTHVVYLAKRESRHALRMYSAVGRRLPAHATGLGKAVLAQYDPAEVQRRLAWPLERLTPDTVVDPDELLAQLGEARLRGWAMDDGENSVDIRCVAVALGSGQGEDAISCSAPKSRMDDARMEEIAQAVTEAAHSLSTLLKRLGQQ comes from the coding sequence GTGGCAGCAACAGCGCGCGGGCGCGGGCCCGAACGCAAACCTGAAGAGGTCAAGTCCGCGGCGCGGGTGCTCGAGGTGCTCGAACTGCTCGGCGCCGACGGCGCCCGGATGTCGCTGGCCGAGATGGCCGCGGCGATGGCCGTGCCCAAGAGCAGCCTGCACGCGATCCTGCGCACCATGCAGGCCCGCAGATGGGTGGATCTCGACCCGTCGGGGACCCGCTACAGCCTGGGCCTGAAAGCCCTGTTGACCGGGACCGCGTACCTGGAGGGCGACGACGTCACGAGCCTGGCCGGGCCGGTGCTCGACGCGCTCGCGGAGGAGACCGGCGAGTCCGTCCACCTGGGCAGGCTCGACGGCACGCACGTCGTCTACCTGGCCAAACGCGAGTCCCGGCACGCCTTGAGGATGTACTCCGCGGTCGGCCGCCGGCTGCCGGCGCACGCCACCGGCCTCGGCAAGGCGGTGCTCGCGCAGTACGACCCCGCCGAGGTGCAGCGCCGGCTGGCCTGGCCGCTGGAGCGGTTGACGCCCGACACCGTGGTGGACCCCGACGAACTCCTGGCGCAGCTCGGCGAGGCCAGGCTGCGCGGCTGGGCGATGGACGACGGCGAGAACTCCGTCGACATCCGCTGCGTCGCGGTCGCGCTCGGCAGCGGCCAGGGCGAGGACGCGATCAGCTGCTCGGCGCCCAAGAGCCGGATGGACGACGCGCGGATGGAGGAGATCGCGCAGGCCGTCACCGAGGCGGCGCACTCGCTGAGCACGCTGCTCAAACGGCTCGGCCAGCAGTGA
- a CDS encoding NAD-dependent epimerase/dehydratase family protein: protein MLVLVTGAAGHIGGHAVAELLGAGHDVVLTDLLPVHEPRAVRVHTGDLQDPDLVRKAMDGVDAVVHLGAIPHPNVPDPSALFAENCHTAHRVLEEAGRAGVRRVVAASSMSAVGLAWSPVPASPAYVPLDEQHPSLVRDPYGLSKVVLEEVARTAHRRYGTDVVSMRFPFTGAGDRLDEFVRACAADPAGQRHDLWGWLHTLDAATAIRIALEADVTGAHVVNVTAPDTTSALSSAALMATHHPGVPLRSAVTGHATLFDTTACTDLLGFTPRRTWRTTEGES from the coding sequence ATGCTGGTCCTCGTCACCGGGGCCGCCGGGCACATCGGCGGCCACGCCGTCGCGGAACTCCTCGGTGCCGGCCACGACGTGGTGCTCACCGACCTGCTGCCGGTGCACGAGCCGCGCGCGGTACGGGTGCACACCGGTGACCTCCAGGACCCGGACCTGGTCCGCAAGGCGATGGACGGCGTCGACGCGGTGGTCCACCTCGGCGCCATCCCGCACCCCAACGTGCCCGACCCGAGTGCCCTGTTCGCGGAGAACTGCCACACCGCGCACCGGGTCCTGGAAGAGGCCGGCCGGGCCGGAGTGCGCCGGGTGGTGGCCGCCTCCAGCATGTCCGCGGTCGGCCTGGCCTGGTCGCCGGTCCCGGCCTCGCCCGCGTACGTGCCGCTCGACGAGCAGCACCCGAGCCTGGTCCGCGACCCGTACGGGCTGTCCAAGGTGGTGCTGGAGGAGGTGGCCCGCACCGCGCACCGCCGGTACGGCACGGACGTGGTGAGCATGCGCTTCCCCTTCACCGGGGCCGGCGACCGGCTGGACGAGTTCGTCCGCGCCTGCGCCGCCGACCCGGCCGGCCAGCGGCACGACCTGTGGGGCTGGCTGCACACCCTCGACGCGGCCACCGCGATCCGGATCGCCCTGGAGGCCGACGTCACCGGCGCGCACGTGGTCAACGTGACCGCGCCCGACACCACTTCGGCGCTGTCCTCGGCCGCGCTGATGGCCACGCACCACCCCGGTGTGCCCCTGCGCTCCGCCGTCACGGGGCACGCCACGCTCTTCGACACGACCGCTTGCACCGATCTGCTGGGGTTCACCCCCCGGCGCACCTGGCGTACGACCGAAGGAGAGAGCTGA